Genomic DNA from uncultured Ilyobacter sp.:
CTGTCATCATCGTGATAACAGAGTTTTATCTCAATATATTCTTTTGGCAGTTCACTCTCTATAATATCTGCCCACTCGATAACAACAAGTCCCCCGTTGTTGAGGTAGTCCTCATACCCCACCTCATATACCTCTTCAGAGTCGCTGAGTCTGTACACATCAAAATGGTATAGGGGGAGTCTCCCTCCATGGTGCTCAAGGACATAGTTAAAAGTAGGACTTTTTATATTTTCCTCTATACCCAGCTCTTTTGCAAGGGTCTTGACAAAGGTTGTTTTTCCTGTCCCCAAATCCCCTATTAGAGCTATAACATCATTTTCCTTTGAAAAATCTGCCAGGTCCACTGCCAGTTTATCAAGTTCTTCAAATGAAAGTATTTTTTCCATCCATCTCTCCTCTGCTACTGTTTATCCATGATTTTATTTACGACATTGCTGGTAGATTTACCATCTACAAGAGTTAATATCCTTACCTCTCCTCCGTTTCTTTCCACTACCTCTGTCTCAGGAAGATCTTCTTTTTTATAGTCTCCCCCCTTTACATGGATAGAGGGTTTTATCTCCTCTATTATCTCAACAGGAGTATCCTCAGTGAAAATCACAGCATAGTCCACAGCCTTTAGCCCGGTCAGCATCTCTGCCCTGTCTTCCTCTGAGTTTATTGGTCTTGTGGGACCCTTTAGCCTTCTTACCGATTCATCTGAGTTCACACCTACGATCAGAATATCCCCCTGATCCTTTGCTTCATTGAGATATCTCAGGTGTCCTACATGTAATATATCAAAGCAGCCGTTTGTAAATACAGCTTTCTTTCCATCTTTTTTTATTTTGCAGACCAATTCTGCTGCCTCTTTTCTGTCTAATACTCTCTTCACCAATAGTTCACACCCTTTATATCTTTTAATTATTTTACAATATCCCCATAGATTTCTCAACTTCAATTTCTCTTAGCATATTTGTTACTTCTATTATTATCTCAGCTGTGATACCCCAGATAGCTTCTCCGTCATAGCTGTAAAAATATACCTGTCTCGGCTTTCCTTCCCACGGTTTAAAATACCTTTCAGGAAGCCCTAGCTCCTTTGCAGGAAACTCTTTCACCACACCGTTTTCCTCATAATAAGGATGAAATTTTATAGTTATCCTCTCTATTCTGGGCTTGTTTTCCATAAAAAACTTCAGTGGAACAAGAAGAAGTCTCTCCACCTCGTCTCTGTTTATTTCAAACTCATTTACATCATCTATATCAATTATCCCTGCATAGGACTCTACAATGACTCCTGTGGGAATAATTAAAGTTCCAATCTTGCCCAACACTTTTATTTTCTCCCTGGAAATTCCAAGTTCCTCCTCAGTTTCCCTTATTGCAGTCTCTAAAAAGCTGATGTCGCTCTCTTCATACTTCCCTCCGGGAAAACTTATCTCTCCTCCCTGCCTTATGTTCTTAGCCCTCTTTTGAAGAACAAAATATTCCTCTCCGTCTATCTTACAGATCACCGCCATAACAGCGGAATTGAAATACTTATCCCGGGATATAATGGTACTGTCTTTATATTCAAGTTTTTTTAAGATCTCACTGTATTCCATAGTAAATCCTCCCGAAGTTTATTATAACATTAATATATCTTAAAAACTATTTCACTTTTCTTTTTTCCATTTAAATTATTGAATTGATCTGTTCTTCAAAAATTTGAATAGCAAATTTCTATTTGTTCTGCTTTTTATTCGTTTATATACATTATTTTTTAATTGATTTTTTATAAAATATGATTTTATCGTTTAATTTTTCTAAACCATTTTTCATGTCGTTTATTTTTATAATAAGATTTTTCCTATGGTCAACTAGCATACTCATTCTTTCATTCAGAGTAATCTCACCTTTTTCTCTAAGTATTGAATATTTTTTAATTTCTTTTATTGGCATGTTAGTATTTTTTAATTTTTTTATAAATTCTATCCATTCTATGTCTTTATCAGAATAACGTCTTTTGTTAATTTCATTTCTATTTGGAGAAATAATACCTTCTTTTTCATAGTATCTAAGTGTATGAATACTTAAATTAACCTTTTTTGAAAACTCACCTATTGAATACAAAACAATCCCTCCTAAAAAAATTATTGACATAGAGTAAACTCTACATTGTAAGATTCATTATATCAATTAAATGGAGGTTTTAAAATGAAAAAAAAATATACTGTAATTACGGGAGCAAGTTCCGGAATAGGTTTTTCTTCAGCAATTACTTTTGCAGAAAATGGTAAAAATATTATTATTATTGCTCGTAGAAAAAATAAGTTAGAAGAATTAAAAAAAATAATTAAAGCTAAACACAATGATATTGAAGTTATTATTAAAACTACTGACTTATCCGAAATTTCAAATGCCTACTCTATCTACGATGAATTAAAGAAGTATCATATAGAGACATGGATTAACAATGCAGGAATTGGGAATTATAATTATGTGTATAAACAAGATTTATCTAAAATAGAAAAAATGATAAATCTAAATGTTAAAACACTTACAGTTTTTTCTAGCCTTTACACAGCTCAATACAAAGATATTGAAGGAAGTACATTAATAAATGTTTCATCTGCTGGCGGATATACAATTGTTCCTACTGCAATTATTTATTGTGCTTGTAAATTTTATGTAAGTTCTTTTACAGAAGGATTATACAGGGAAATTGAGAGTAATAATAATAAATTAAGAGTAAAACTCTTAGCACCAGCAGCGACTAGAACAGAATTTGGTAAAGTTGCTAATGATGTTCAAGTTTATGATTACGATAGTACTTTTTCTAACTATCATACAAGTGAAGAAATGGCTAAATTTCTCTATGAATTATATCAAAGTGACAAATGCGTAGGACATGTTAGCAGGGAAAACTTTGAGTTTACTTTATCAAATCCTATTTTCCCATATGCTAATAATTCCAAAATAAATCAAAAACTATAAATTTAATATCACCTTCCTAATCATTAGAAGAATAATCTATTGATTAGGGAGGCTATTATAATAAAATGGTTTTTTATAAAACTTATATGTTTCTGTTCACAATTTTCATATTTTAGTAACAAATCTGATTTTGTACAGCCTTACCAATCTTTTTTAAAAGTTTTGTGAGGTTAAATCTAGCTTAATACTTAGGACACTTACCCATAAAAATCAACTTCCAATAAAATCATTGTTTTATTCTTTATTCGTGCAAATTCGTGACAAACTCTTTTAATCTTCTGTCTGCAAAACTCTGTGAGCGAGACCTTTTGTTTTTAATCTCCTGTTCACTCATGACAAACTCTTCTAGTTTTTTGTTTGAAAATCTATCTGTAAAATTAAATAGACAGGGAAATCTCCCCTGCCCATTTAATTTTATTATATTTCATTAGCCTCTATACCCCATATCTCCTTGGAATATTGAGCAATAGTCCTGTCAGATGAGAATTTCCCTCCGTTGGCTATGTTTATCCAGGCTTTTCTTGCCCATTCTCTTCTGTTTCTGTATTCTATATTAACTTTTCTCTGTATTTCCCGGTATTCTGCAAAATCTTTCAACACAAAATACTGATCCGGTTTATGCCAGCTGGCTCCTTTCAGGAGTGAATCATAGAGCTCTTGAAACATCCCTGTCCCGCCGTCGCTGTAGGTTCCGTCCACGAGGCTGTCCACTACTTTTTTCAGTCCCTCTACAGATTCATACTCTTCTGTGGGGTTATATCCCTTTTCCTTTAGTTCATTTATATCTTCTACCTTGAGGCCAAAAATATAACTGTTTTCAATCCCTGCCTCCTGAGCTATCTCTACATTGGCACCGTCTAAAGTCCCTAGAGTTAAAGCACCATTTATCATAAATTTCATGTTTCCTGTTCCCGACGCCTCTTTTCCTGCTGTGGATATCTGTTCTGACACATCTGCCGCCGGGAATATCTTTTCTGCCAGAGAGACCCTGTAATTTTCAGCAAAAACCACTTTTATTCTTCCATCCACCAGAGGATCGTTGTTCACGGCTTTTGCCACCTCATTTATTAGTTTTATTATTCCCTTGGCTCTAAAATATCCGGGAGCCGCCTTGCCACCAAAAATATAGGTCACAGGATAAATATCCATATCTGGATTCTCTTTTAACTTGTTATAGCGGTCCATTATATGAAATATATTGAGAAGTTGTCTCTTATACTCGTGAAGCCTCTTTACCTGTACATCAAAAATAGAGTTTGTGTCTATCTCTATTCCCTGAACTTTTTTCAGGTGATTGGAAAGCTGAGTTTTTTTGAGGTTTTTTATCTCAAGAAATTTATCTAGTATCTTTTTATCATCTTTGTATTTCTCTAATTTTTTAAGCTGCGAGAGATCAGTTATCCATTCATCCCCTATAAGCTTGGTAATAAAAGTCGAAAGCTCCTCATTTGAAAAAAGAAGCCATCTTCTCTGGGTTATACCATTGGTTTTATTTTGAAACTTTTTAGGATAAAGCTTGTACCATTCCTTCAGTTCCTGATTTTTAAGTAAGTCTGTATGAAGTTCTGCCACTCCGTTTATGGTTTTCGATCCATATATAGCCATCCAAGCCATGTGAATAAGGTCTCCCTGGATAACAGACATTTTTACATGCTTCTTTCTGTCCTCAGGATATTGTTTTTCCAAGGACTGAAGAAGTTCTATATGGATTCTGTAGGTTATATCATAAATTCTAGGAAGCACCTCTCTGTAAAGCTCTATCCAC
This window encodes:
- the tsaE gene encoding tRNA (adenosine(37)-N6)-threonylcarbamoyltransferase complex ATPase subunit type 1 TsaE, with translation MEKILSFEELDKLAVDLADFSKENDVIALIGDLGTGKTTFVKTLAKELGIEENIKSPTFNYVLEHHGGRLPLYHFDVYRLSDSEEVYEVGYEDYLNNGGLVVIEWADIIESELPKEYIEIKLCYHDDDSRKISVKFVGNSERERELFKYVGFSN
- the rfaE2 gene encoding D-glycero-beta-D-manno-heptose 1-phosphate adenylyltransferase, with product MKRVLDRKEAAELVCKIKKDGKKAVFTNGCFDILHVGHLRYLNEAKDQGDILIVGVNSDESVRRLKGPTRPINSEEDRAEMLTGLKAVDYAVIFTEDTPVEIIEEIKPSIHVKGGDYKKEDLPETEVVERNGGEVRILTLVDGKSTSNVVNKIMDKQ
- a CDS encoding CoA pyrophosphatase is translated as MEYSEILKKLEYKDSTIISRDKYFNSAVMAVICKIDGEEYFVLQKRAKNIRQGGEISFPGGKYEESDISFLETAIRETEEELGISREKIKVLGKIGTLIIPTGVIVESYAGIIDIDDVNEFEINRDEVERLLLVPLKFFMENKPRIERITIKFHPYYEENGVVKEFPAKELGLPERYFKPWEGKPRQVYFYSYDGEAIWGITAEIIIEVTNMLREIEVEKSMGIL
- a CDS encoding MerR family transcriptional regulator; translated protein: MYSIGEFSKKVNLSIHTLRYYEKEGIISPNRNEINKRRYSDKDIEWIEFIKKLKNTNMPIKEIKKYSILREKGEITLNERMSMLVDHRKNLIIKINDMKNGLEKLNDKIIFYKKSIKK
- a CDS encoding SDR family NAD(P)-dependent oxidoreductase, translating into MKKKYTVITGASSGIGFSSAITFAENGKNIIIIARRKNKLEELKKIIKAKHNDIEVIIKTTDLSEISNAYSIYDELKKYHIETWINNAGIGNYNYVYKQDLSKIEKMINLNVKTLTVFSSLYTAQYKDIEGSTLINVSSAGGYTIVPTAIIYCACKFYVSSFTEGLYREIESNNNKLRVKLLAPAATRTEFGKVANDVQVYDYDSTFSNYHTSEEMAKFLYELYQSDKCVGHVSRENFEFTLSNPIFPYANNSKINQKL
- a CDS encoding glycogen/starch/alpha-glucan phosphorylase, which produces MYLDKEKIIDGIKRYLKVDWGKSLKEAEDFEVYQALAKTIMEGIAENWEKTSEEYKKGKQAFYLSAEFLMGRALGNNLMNIGVLHEVKEVLKELGMEYNQIEEAEDDAGLGNGGLGRLAACFMDSLATLNLPGQGYGIRYKNGIFTQKFEEGFQKEYPETWLKYGDPWSVKKSSEEVIVEFGDQKVRAVPYDTPILGYGTDNVNTLRLWESTPINDLNLDAFNAQEYEEAVKEKNRAENISRILYPNDSTNEGKKLRLKQQYFFASASLQDILRSFKKIHGKDYEKLIDYAAIQLNDTHPVIAIPEMMRLLYDVEGISWTRAWNIVENIFSYTNHTILKEALEKWWIELYREVLPRIYDITYRIHIELLQSLEKQYPEDRKKHVKMSVIQGDLIHMAWMAIYGSKTINGVAELHTDLLKNQELKEWYKLYPKKFQNKTNGITQRRWLLFSNEELSTFITKLIGDEWITDLSQLKKLEKYKDDKKILDKFLEIKNLKKTQLSNHLKKVQGIEIDTNSIFDVQVKRLHEYKRQLLNIFHIMDRYNKLKENPDMDIYPVTYIFGGKAAPGYFRAKGIIKLINEVAKAVNNDPLVDGRIKVVFAENYRVSLAEKIFPAADVSEQISTAGKEASGTGNMKFMINGALTLGTLDGANVEIAQEAGIENSYIFGLKVEDINELKEKGYNPTEEYESVEGLKKVVDSLVDGTYSDGGTGMFQELYDSLLKGASWHKPDQYFVLKDFAEYREIQRKVNIEYRNRREWARKAWINIANGGKFSSDRTIAQYSKEIWGIEANEI